One genomic window of Xanthobacter dioxanivorans includes the following:
- a CDS encoding extracellular solute-binding protein yields the protein MTLSRRTLLRLGAASAGLVLPGARAMGQTRASPPKPADAAAAEADGAVSGAVERHGLSVFGDLKYPPGFTHFDYVNPAAPKGGPFSTAVRGTMYNQAFGTFDSFNAYNQQGNGAQGVELLFDTLMTPAEDERGGMYGCLASSVVIADDGLTYRFRLRPEAHFHDGAPVTADDVAASFDALKSEGHGNIRLALSDLLAAEAEGPREVVLRFRAGRARDVPLVAAGMPVFSKAHLAKYPFARSFLTPPVGSGPYKVERFEQGRFVEYRRVPDYWGRDLPVMKGRFNFDTVRYEYFRERIPALEAFKAKVYLFREEFTAREWATQYDFPAVREGKVKLETLPDESFSGVQGWFFNTRRAKFFDRRVREAIGLLFDFDWTRRNLMYDSYNRTVSFFQNSDMMAVGKPSPEELKLLEPFRDRVPEEVFDEVYVPPPPMARGRTAPCVGRPSTC from the coding sequence ATGACCCTCTCCCGCCGCACCCTGCTGCGCCTTGGCGCCGCCTCCGCCGGCCTTGTGCTGCCCGGCGCCCGCGCCATGGGCCAGACGCGTGCGAGCCCGCCGAAGCCGGCCGATGCGGCCGCCGCCGAGGCCGACGGCGCCGTCTCCGGCGCCGTGGAGCGGCATGGCCTGTCCGTCTTCGGCGACCTCAAGTATCCGCCGGGCTTCACCCATTTCGACTATGTGAACCCCGCCGCACCGAAGGGCGGTCCGTTTTCCACGGCGGTGCGCGGCACCATGTACAATCAGGCCTTCGGCACCTTCGACAGCTTCAATGCCTACAATCAGCAGGGCAACGGGGCGCAGGGCGTCGAGCTGCTGTTCGACACGCTGATGACCCCCGCCGAGGACGAGCGCGGCGGCATGTACGGCTGCCTCGCCTCGTCGGTGGTGATCGCCGACGACGGGCTCACCTATCGCTTTCGCCTGCGTCCCGAGGCGCATTTTCACGACGGCGCGCCGGTGACCGCGGACGACGTGGCCGCCTCGTTCGACGCTCTGAAGAGCGAGGGCCACGGCAATATCCGCCTCGCTTTGTCCGACCTCCTCGCGGCAGAGGCGGAGGGCCCGCGCGAGGTGGTGCTGCGCTTCCGCGCCGGCCGGGCGCGGGACGTGCCGCTGGTGGCGGCGGGCATGCCCGTCTTTTCCAAGGCCCATCTGGCGAAATATCCGTTCGCCCGCTCGTTCCTCACCCCGCCGGTGGGCTCCGGGCCCTACAAGGTGGAGCGCTTCGAGCAGGGCCGCTTCGTGGAATACCGTCGCGTGCCGGACTATTGGGGCCGCGACCTGCCGGTGATGAAGGGGCGCTTCAACTTCGACACCGTGCGCTACGAATATTTCCGCGAGCGCATTCCCGCCCTGGAAGCGTTCAAGGCCAAGGTCTACCTCTTCCGCGAGGAGTTCACCGCCCGCGAATGGGCGACCCAGTATGATTTTCCCGCGGTCCGCGAGGGCAAGGTCAAGCTGGAGACGCTGCCGGACGAGTCCTTTTCCGGCGTTCAGGGCTGGTTCTTCAACACGCGGCGGGCCAAGTTCTTCGACCGGCGCGTGCGCGAGGCCATCGGGCTGCTGTTCGATTTCGACTGGACGCGCCGTAACCTCATGTACGACAGCTACAACCGCACGGTGTCGTTCTTCCAGAATTCGGACATGATGGCGGTGGGCAAGCCCTCCCCGGAGGAGCTGAAGCTGCTCGAGCCCTTCCGCGACCGCGTGCCGGAAGAAGTGTTCGACGAGGTCTACGTGCCCCCGCCACCGATGGCTCGGGGGAGGACCGCGCCCTGCGTCGGCAGGCCCTCGACCTGCTGA
- a CDS encoding periplasmic substrate-binding domain-containing protein encodes MDGRGEPFTIEFLDAESSIERHTSRFIGHLKRVGIEGSFRLVDPAQYEMRVQNFDFDIIVKRYGFSPYPGRELHSYFSTEAARTRGSNNIAGIADPVVDALIATAIAAPDPATLVTACRALDRVLRAGRYWIPQWYSGAFRIAYWDQFDRPAVKPRYDLGVRDTWWSRSQEKAQEKAQDAPRGG; translated from the coding sequence GTGGACGGCCGGGGCGAGCCCTTCACCATCGAGTTCCTCGACGCCGAGAGTTCCATCGAGCGGCACACCTCCCGCTTCATCGGCCACCTGAAGCGGGTGGGCATCGAGGGCTCGTTCCGGCTGGTGGATCCCGCGCAGTACGAGATGCGGGTGCAGAATTTCGACTTCGACATCATCGTCAAGCGCTACGGGTTCTCCCCCTATCCGGGCCGCGAGCTGCACTCCTATTTCTCCACGGAAGCGGCGCGGACCCGCGGTTCCAACAACATCGCCGGCATCGCCGATCCGGTGGTGGACGCGCTCATCGCCACCGCCATCGCCGCGCCGGACCCGGCGACCCTGGTCACTGCCTGCCGGGCCCTCGACCGGGTGCTGCGGGCAGGGCGCTACTGGATACCTCAATGGTATTCCGGCGCCTTCCGCATCGCCTATTGGGACCAGTTCGACCGTCCGGCCGTGAAGCCCCGCTACGACCTCGGGGTGCGTGACACCTGGTGGAGCCGGTCCCAGGAAAAGGCGCAGGAGAAGGCTCAGGACGCCCCGCGGGGCGGTTGA